One Mycoplasmopsis caviae DNA segment encodes these proteins:
- a CDS encoding metallophosphoesterase family protein, with protein sequence MYGHSHYPVKYYNEEDGMYVINPGSISEPKWGSYPGYTVIEINHGSKRHTIDVKMKDINKNRELLKTKSKFDTIM encoded by the coding sequence TTGTATGGTCACAGCCATTATCCAGTTAAATACTACAATGAAGAAGATGGAATGTATGTAATTAATCCTGGTTCAATTTCTGAACCAAAGTGAGGATCTTATCCAGGTTACACAGTCATTGAAATAAATCATGGTAGTAAACGACATACTATTGATGTAAAAATGAAGGATATCAATAAAAATAGGGAATTACTAAAAACAAAAAGTAAATTTGATACAATTATGTAA
- a CDS encoding IS1634 family transposase, translating into MKPSSKLRTVQSYDSYLIENDDTLKSHYRALEILCDERLDIIKHLNNRLSELMDRNLEEAFYDVTTVYFESFTADDFRIFGFSKDLKVNQTQVVLGLMIDANGIPISYKLFPGNTSDFKTFIPFIQEVKENLGIENVTIVADRGLNSGPNLQSIIDNGFKFIMAEKLEQKAKLPLKYLT; encoded by the coding sequence TTAAAACCTTCATCAAAACTAAGAACAGTTCAATCTTATGATTCATATTTAATAGAGAATGACGACACGTTGAAATCTCATTACAGAGCATTGGAAATTTTATGCGATGAAAGATTAGATATTATTAAACATTTAAACAATAGATTATCAGAATTAATGGACAGAAATCTAGAAGAGGCTTTCTACGATGTTACAACAGTTTATTTTGAAAGTTTCACAGCAGATGATTTTAGAATCTTTGGTTTTTCAAAGGATTTAAAAGTTAATCAAACACAAGTGGTATTAGGTTTGATGATTGATGCAAATGGAATACCAATAAGTTACAAACTTTTTCCCGGAAATACAAGCGATTTTAAGACTTTTATCCCTTTTATACAGGAAGTTAAGGAAAATTTAGGAATCGAAAATGTAACGATAGTTGCTGATAGAGGACTTAATTCTGGGCCTAATTTACAGTCGATAATTGACAATGGTTTTAAATTTATAATGGCAGAAAAATTAGAGCAAAAGGCAAAATTGCCTCTGAAATACTTGACTTAG
- a CDS encoding DNA topoisomerase IV subunit A, whose product MNKNQENKLNDLLSKIIKENLDTIMADRFSRYSKYIIQQRALPDARDGLKPVQRRILYSMSELGLQWNKPFKKSARVVGDVIGKYHPHGDSSIYEAMVRMAQDWKMGHTLLEMHGNVGSIDDDPAAAMRYTEVRLAALTDLVIGDLKKNTVKFVPNFDDSEKEPLVLPSLIPNLLLNGAKGIASGFATEMPPHNLNEIIDASIAKIKNPDIQLSKLFKYVKGPDFPTGGIVYGQQGIYEAFERGRGRITLVSRYKTFEDNKNKYIEIVEIPYGVIKSKLVHDIDLIIAKESVSGLLEVKDQSDRSGISILITLDKKANEEVILNYLLQKTEMQIYYTYNNVAIKNNSPQTLGLNDLLNCYLDHVRDVKKKTLEFDLVKYKARLEIVLGFLKVAEITDEVISVIRKSENSKAGVIKNLMEHFDFTLNQATAIAELRLYKLSKTDKEAFLLEKEELEKQIKHVELLLSDQEAFDQYLIETLQEIKKQFGRARKTTITEEAFKVSYNEADLVKEEETFIGVTKHGYLKRMSNKVVSSNDFLTYGVKEGDKIICFEKSNTINNLLLFTNLGNYAQVPIYKIEESKWKDFGVHLSEFVELASGEELVGAINVTDFNIQNYVCLFTKEAQGKRVVLKEFEVSRPNKTFTAMKLRKGDELVGAKLSNGYKDVLLITKRGMSSLYTENDVQIYGTKSSGTKSCYMPPMDSIVAFAMVEAHETVALLANETFVKRIHVSNIPKVNKKNLGKPLFSQLKTKPYVVTDAYPMTVDDYIFVTNAENQVILERIVEYPITSINEGFSKIKINNSTALSFKKNETSSTAKPVEIKFEQPAPTEDAKFEKSEETIDVLTKRVEEILKRFGK is encoded by the coding sequence ATGAACAAAAATCAGGAAAATAAATTAAATGATTTATTAAGCAAGATTATTAAAGAAAATCTTGATACTATAATGGCTGACCGATTTAGTCGTTATTCAAAGTATATTATTCAACAACGTGCTCTTCCAGATGCACGTGATGGTCTAAAACCTGTTCAAAGAAGAATTCTTTATTCAATGAGTGAATTAGGGTTACAATGAAATAAACCTTTTAAAAAGTCAGCTCGTGTTGTTGGCGATGTTATTGGTAAATACCATCCACACGGCGATAGTTCTATATATGAAGCTATGGTCAGAATGGCTCAGGATTGAAAAATGGGCCATACTTTGTTAGAAATGCACGGTAACGTAGGTTCTATTGATGATGACCCTGCAGCTGCTATGCGTTATACCGAAGTTCGACTTGCTGCTCTAACAGATCTAGTTATAGGTGACCTAAAGAAAAACACAGTAAAATTTGTTCCTAACTTTGATGATAGTGAAAAGGAACCATTGGTTCTACCATCACTAATTCCTAATCTATTGCTTAATGGTGCTAAGGGAATTGCTTCTGGTTTTGCAACTGAGATGCCACCGCATAATTTAAATGAAATTATTGATGCATCTATTGCAAAAATTAAGAATCCAGATATTCAACTATCTAAACTTTTTAAATATGTTAAAGGTCCAGATTTTCCTACTGGTGGTATTGTTTATGGACAACAAGGAATTTATGAAGCTTTTGAAAGAGGAAGAGGGCGAATAACACTAGTTTCAAGATATAAAACTTTTGAAGATAACAAAAATAAATATATTGAAATTGTTGAAATACCTTATGGCGTAATTAAATCAAAACTTGTTCATGATATTGATCTAATCATTGCAAAGGAAAGTGTTAGTGGTCTGCTTGAAGTTAAAGATCAATCTGATCGAAGTGGAATAAGTATTCTTATTACTTTAGATAAGAAAGCAAATGAAGAAGTTATTTTAAACTACTTACTTCAAAAGACTGAGATGCAAATTTATTATACTTACAATAATGTTGCAATCAAAAACAACTCACCTCAAACATTGGGCCTAAATGATTTACTTAATTGCTATTTAGATCACGTTCGCGACGTAAAGAAAAAAACGCTTGAATTTGATCTTGTTAAATACAAGGCAAGACTTGAAATTGTTTTAGGTTTCTTAAAAGTTGCTGAGATTACTGATGAAGTAATTAGTGTTATTAGAAAGAGCGAAAACTCCAAAGCAGGTGTTATTAAGAACTTGATGGAACACTTTGACTTTACTCTTAATCAAGCCACAGCTATTGCTGAATTAAGACTTTATAAACTTTCAAAGACTGATAAAGAGGCTTTCTTATTAGAAAAAGAAGAATTAGAAAAGCAAATCAAACATGTTGAATTGCTTTTAAGTGATCAAGAGGCTTTTGATCAATACCTAATTGAAACTTTACAAGAGATTAAAAAACAATTTGGCCGAGCACGAAAAACAACCATAACCGAGGAAGCATTTAAAGTAAGTTACAATGAAGCTGACTTAGTTAAAGAAGAAGAAACATTCATTGGAGTTACAAAACATGGTTATCTTAAGAGAATGAGCAACAAGGTTGTAAGTTCAAATGACTTCTTAACTTACGGAGTTAAAGAGGGTGACAAAATTATTTGCTTTGAAAAAAGTAACACAATTAACAATTTGTTGTTATTTACTAATTTAGGTAACTATGCTCAAGTACCTATTTATAAAATCGAAGAAAGCAAATGAAAAGACTTTGGAGTCCATTTAAGCGAATTTGTTGAACTTGCTTCAGGTGAAGAATTAGTTGGGGCTATTAATGTAACTGACTTTAACATTCAAAATTATGTTTGCTTGTTTACAAAAGAAGCACAAGGCAAGAGAGTTGTACTTAAGGAATTTGAAGTTAGCAGACCTAATAAAACATTTACAGCTATGAAGTTAAGAAAAGGCGATGAATTAGTTGGTGCTAAACTTTCGAATGGTTATAAAGATGTTTTATTAATAACAAAGCGAGGTATGTCATCTCTATATACAGAAAATGATGTCCAAATTTATGGAACCAAATCAAGTGGAACTAAAAGTTGTTATATGCCACCGATGGATTCTATTGTTGCTTTTGCAATGGTTGAAGCACATGAAACAGTAGCTCTTTTAGCTAATGAAACATTCGTGAAAAGAATTCATGTAAGTAATATCCCAAAAGTTAATAAGAAAAATTTAGGTAAACCACTCTTTTCACAACTTAAGACAAAACCATATGTAGTAACTGATGCTTATCCAATGACTGTTGATGACTATATTTTTGTAACAAATGCTGAGAATCAGGTCATACTAGAACGAATTGTTGAGTATCCAATTACTTCGATTAATGAAGGTTTTTCAAAAATTAAAATTAATAATTCAACAGCACTTTCGTTTAAGAAAAACGAGACATCATCAACAGCTAAACCTGTGGAAATTAAATTTGAGCAACCTGCACCAACTGAGGATGCTAAGTTTGAAAAGTCAGAAGAAACTATTGATGTTTTGACAAAGCGAGTTGAGGAAATCCTTAAAAGATTTGGCAAATAA
- a CDS encoding IS1634 family transposase yields the protein MFVKVIRVRNKEYVNIVKSYWDKESKSCKHKVVQNLGLLSKLEENDPNFLENLRNEFKKYSKDKEEKEVLLGRMLGTFKDVLSDDNVDGEYDIRDENKIHNKYQNELEVLNYGNLILNNVYRKLDLDKYFEKSKSMKRIKYDLNNIVQNLVAMRFLKPCSKSKTFNIFNEYTIKNDDTLKSIYRSLEILCDERLDIIEHINKKLIELFDRNLKETFYDVTTVYFESIEKNDLLDYGFSKDAKINNVQVVLGMMIDAYGIPIAYKLFAGNTCDFKTFIPFIKEVKEKLGIENITVIADRGLNSGPNLLELKKMVLSS from the coding sequence ATGTTTGTTAAAGTTATTAGAGTTAGAAATAAAGAATATGTTAATATTGTGAAAAGTTATTGAGATAAGGAAAGCAAATCTTGTAAACATAAGGTTGTCCAAAATTTGGGATTATTATCCAAATTAGAAGAAAACGATCCTAATTTTTTAGAAAACCTGAGAAATGAATTTAAAAAGTATTCAAAAGATAAGGAAGAAAAAGAAGTACTTTTAGGCAGAATGCTTGGGACATTTAAAGATGTTTTATCTGACGATAACGTTGACGGTGAATATGATATTAGAGATGAAAACAAGATACACAATAAATATCAGAATGAATTAGAAGTTTTAAATTATGGCAATTTAATACTAAACAATGTTTACCGAAAGTTAGATCTAGATAAATATTTTGAGAAATCAAAGAGTATGAAAAGAATCAAATATGATTTGAACAATATTGTCCAAAATTTAGTCGCAATGAGATTTTTAAAACCTTGTTCAAAAAGTAAAACATTTAATATTTTTAATGAGTATACAATAAAGAATGATGACACCCTTAAATCAATTTACAGAAGCCTTGAAATTTTGTGTGATGAAAGGCTAGATATCATTGAACATATCAACAAAAAATTAATTGAACTATTTGATAGAAACCTAAAAGAAACATTTTACGATGTTACAACTGTTTACTTTGAAAGTATTGAAAAAAATGACTTGTTAGATTACGGATTTTCTAAGGATGCAAAAATTAATAATGTACAGGTTGTTCTTGGGATGATGATTGACGCTTATGGAATTCCAATTGCATACAAATTGTTTGCCGGAAATACATGTGATTTTAAGACTTTTATCCCTTTTATAAAGGAAGTTAAGGAAAAATTAGGTATTGAAAATATTACTGTTATTGCAGACAGAGGGTTAAACTCTGGTCCTAATCTTTTAGAACTTAAAAAGATGGTTTTGAGTTCATAA
- a CDS encoding metallophosphoesterase family protein, whose translation MSWKTKILVVSDIHGDLSTLSAIVSVEMPDYIISCGDNLLPKSFMQEMFSYYVDGNNDELDEEFYSRIPSARFEIDGLCFYVEHGHNLGNYELLRDPKKVYLDFDTLAIKTY comes from the coding sequence ATGAGTTGAAAAACAAAGATTTTAGTTGTTAGCGACATACATGGAGATCTTTCTACATTAAGTGCAATAGTTAGTGTGGAAATGCCTGATTATATTATAAGTTGTGGAGATAATCTATTACCAAAAAGTTTTATGCAAGAAATGTTTAGTTATTATGTAGATGGCAATAATGATGAATTGGATGAAGAATTTTATTCAAGAATACCATCCGCAAGATTTGAAATAGATGGACTATGTTTTTATGTAGAACATGGACACAACCTAGGAAATTATGAATTATTAAGAGATCCAAAAAAAGTTTATCTTGACTTTGACACTTTAGCCATTAAAACATATTAA
- a CDS encoding IS1634 family transposase, with translation MFVKVIRVRNKEYVNIVKSYWDKESKSCKHKVVQNLGLLSKLEENDPNFLENLRNEFKKYSKDKEEKEVLLGRMLGTFKDVLSDDNVDGEYDIRDENKIHNKYQNELEVLNYGNLILNNVYRKLDLDKYFEKSKSMKRIKYDLNNIVQNLVAMRFLKPCSKSKTFNIFNEYTIKNDDTLKSIYRSLEILCDERLDIIEHINKKLAELFDRNLKETFYDVTTVYFESIEKNDLLDYGFSKDAKINNVQVVLGMMIDAYGIPIAYKLFAGNTCDFKTFIPFIKEVKEKLGIENITVIADRGLNSGPNLLELKKDGFEFIMSHKIKGNKNLVPGIIDLATYEQAAEGFYVKKAPLTKKIKDELGLDNSLDGNLILSFSEKRRKKDQSDRERLIKKAKSCVEKNGSKAMSELKKGGKKYVNYSVGEISLNEEKIIDDARWDGFYGIYTSNKNLSIETVIRTYSNLWKIEESFRILKTTFETRPVYLSKEKTIEGHFMICYLALVIERFIEFSLSSLANNSLTTDRIVDALRKVKIVLIESLDKKEKYFLRVREPEDYTNLRESLGYQIIPKWGKVDELGPVLLESK, from the coding sequence ATGTTTGTTAAAGTTATTAGAGTTAGAAATAAAGAATATGTTAATATTGTGAAAAGTTATTGAGATAAGGAAAGCAAATCTTGTAAACATAAGGTTGTCCAAAATTTGGGATTATTATCCAAATTAGAAGAAAACGATCCTAATTTTTTAGAAAACCTGAGAAATGAATTTAAAAAGTATTCAAAAGATAAGGAAGAAAAAGAAGTACTTTTAGGCAGAATGCTTGGGACATTTAAAGATGTTTTATCTGACGATAACGTTGACGGTGAATATGATATTAGAGATGAAAACAAGATACACAATAAATATCAGAATGAATTAGAAGTTTTAAATTATGGCAATTTAATACTAAACAATGTTTACCGAAAGTTAGATCTAGATAAATATTTTGAGAAATCAAAGAGTATGAAAAGAATCAAATATGATTTGAACAATATTGTCCAAAATTTAGTCGCAATGAGATTTTTAAAACCTTGTTCAAAAAGTAAAACATTTAATATTTTTAATGAGTATACAATAAAGAATGATGACACCCTTAAATCAATTTACAGAAGCCTTGAAATTTTGTGTGATGAAAGGCTAGATATCATTGAACATATCAACAAAAAATTAGCTGAACTATTTGATAGAAACCTAAAAGAAACATTTTACGATGTTACAACTGTTTACTTTGAAAGTATTGAAAAAAATGACTTGTTAGATTACGGATTTTCTAAGGATGCAAAAATTAATAATGTACAGGTTGTTCTTGGGATGATGATTGACGCTTATGGAATTCCAATTGCATACAAATTGTTTGCCGGAAATACATGTGATTTTAAGACTTTTATCCCTTTTATAAAGGAAGTTAAGGAAAAATTAGGTATTGAAAATATTACTGTTATTGCAGACAGAGGGTTAAACTCTGGTCCTAATCTTTTAGAACTTAAAAAAGATGGTTTTGAGTTCATAATGTCTCACAAAATTAAAGGAAATAAGAACCTTGTTCCTGGCATTATAGATCTTGCAACATATGAGCAAGCAGCTGAAGGTTTTTATGTAAAAAAAGCACCATTAACTAAAAAAATTAAGGATGAATTAGGACTTGATAATTCATTGGATGGAAATTTAATTTTAAGTTTTTCAGAAAAAAGAAGAAAAAAAGATCAAAGTGATAGAGAAAGACTGATTAAAAAAGCCAAAAGTTGTGTTGAAAAAAATGGCTCAAAAGCGATGAGTGAATTAAAAAAAGGTGGCAAAAAATATGTCAACTATTCTGTTGGAGAAATTTCATTAAATGAAGAAAAAATTATAGATGACGCAAGATGAGATGGATTTTACGGAATATATACAAGCAACAAAAATTTAAGCATTGAAACAGTAATAAGAACATATTCAAATTTATGAAAGATTGAAGAATCATTTAGGATTTTAAAAACAACTTTTGAAACTAGACCGGTTTATTTGTCAAAAGAAAAAACAATTGAAGGTCATTTTATGATTTGTTATTTGGCATTGGTTATTGAAAGATTCATAGAATTTTCATTAAGTTCATTAGCTAATAACAGTTTAACAACTGACAGAATTGTTGATGCGTTGAGAAAGGTAAAAATAGTACTTATTGAGAGTTTAGACAAGAAAGAAAAATACTTTTTAAGAGTTAGAGAACCAGAAGATTACACAAATTTAAGAGAATCATTGGGTTATCAAATAATTCCTAAATGGGGAAAAGTTGATGAATTAGGCCCTGTTTTACTAGAATCTAAATAA